In one window of Spirochaetota bacterium DNA:
- a CDS encoding Smr/MutS family protein: MGSNISERVLNILEWNEILKELFQRCQTPIGVKVVTSLQPLTAEAARNQLRDITGIKEIVIQEGAPDFTGITDIQSIINIASKGGILSIEELALVKNFIISSNRIRRFINNHMDVIIPIVERFSVISDLKGLGEVLIPSITDDNELSTSKYPELKDLKEKIFNSKKEIEKRLHNLIYSSSMDKIFQEKIHTTINNRYVLLVKANMKGRVKGRVHDLSSSGATYYIEPDAVSGLNNQLIVLQMELQVEINRILRILSREVSRFSSEIIDNLNELAHFDFLVAASKFSISLKGNEPEISDDFIISLHDARHPLLYLMNPDTIVANDISIGKGYNCLIISGANTGGKTVLLKTVGLCALLTIYGLHIPASADSVIGIFSKILADIGDDQSISQSLSTYSGQIVIINEMIEMADRSTLALIDEIIVGTNPRQGAALAQAILESMIDTEAKMVITTHYSELKDLASLDGRFCNASVSFNAETLNPTFNLRIGIPGSSFAIEIARNYGMSEKIISRSRELIDDREITTEALIESIQKHKEMMDEEQKRIEGLKEQLLREKNRYIDFQSKVKNRIEEIRSERGIEFLEELRKHRDEIANRITDLQKSDIRALGKLQQDIIKIDDDISTKLKRDSKKRFSNSYIPFDPKIVEIGDSVFIVPLEREGRIESIDISEMSIQLLLGNSIKTRYKFDDLLIPKTRQGDKERLKAAKKIEKEGIIKIKSRIPQTVQTSYNTIDLRGLKVNDALFRIEQDFDRMIRNGISAAIVIHGHGTGALKKAVRSSLKFSPYVRDFRPGEYGEGGDGVSIVLLRD, encoded by the coding sequence ATGGGAAGCAACATATCAGAAAGAGTTTTAAACATCCTTGAGTGGAATGAAATATTAAAGGAACTATTCCAAAGATGTCAAACCCCTATTGGCGTAAAAGTAGTAACATCACTCCAACCGCTTACCGCAGAGGCAGCTAGGAATCAGCTAAGGGATATCACCGGAATTAAGGAGATAGTAATCCAAGAGGGTGCCCCTGATTTTACAGGCATTACAGATATTCAATCAATTATCAATATCGCTAGCAAGGGTGGAATACTCTCTATTGAGGAATTGGCTTTAGTAAAAAATTTTATTATTTCCTCAAATAGAATAAGAAGGTTTATTAATAATCATATGGATGTTATTATACCAATTGTAGAAAGATTTAGCGTTATTAGTGATCTCAAAGGACTGGGTGAGGTATTGATACCATCAATTACTGATGATAATGAACTGAGTACTTCGAAGTACCCGGAGTTAAAGGATTTAAAAGAAAAAATATTCAATTCCAAAAAGGAAATTGAAAAGAGACTCCATAATCTCATCTACTCTTCTTCAATGGATAAAATTTTTCAGGAGAAGATACATACTACCATTAATAACCGATATGTGCTCCTCGTAAAAGCCAACATGAAGGGAAGAGTAAAGGGGAGGGTGCATGACCTATCATCTAGCGGGGCTACTTATTATATTGAACCTGATGCTGTGTCAGGTTTAAATAATCAACTCATTGTGTTGCAGATGGAACTCCAGGTTGAGATAAACAGGATATTGAGAATATTATCAAGAGAGGTTAGCAGATTTTCTAGTGAAATTATAGATAATCTTAATGAACTGGCACATTTTGACTTTTTGGTGGCGGCATCGAAATTCAGCATCTCCTTAAAGGGGAATGAGCCAGAGATTTCAGATGACTTTATAATTAGCCTTCATGATGCAAGGCATCCCTTGCTATACCTAATGAATCCAGACACTATTGTTGCCAATGATATTTCAATAGGAAAAGGGTATAATTGCCTTATTATCTCCGGCGCAAACACTGGAGGCAAGACGGTTTTACTCAAGACAGTGGGATTATGCGCGCTCCTCACGATATATGGCCTACATATCCCTGCAAGCGCTGATTCTGTTATAGGAATTTTTTCGAAGATTCTTGCGGACATTGGGGACGATCAGAGTATATCCCAATCCCTCTCTACATATTCTGGACAGATTGTAATTATTAATGAAATGATAGAGATGGCTGATAGGAGCACTCTAGCGCTAATTGACGAAATTATTGTTGGCACAAATCCGAGACAGGGCGCAGCTCTAGCGCAAGCTATTCTTGAGTCAATGATAGATACTGAGGCCAAGATGGTGATAACAACTCATTATTCTGAGTTGAAGGATTTGGCTTCACTGGATGGGAGGTTTTGCAATGCATCAGTCTCTTTTAATGCTGAAACCCTTAATCCCACCTTTAATCTAAGGATTGGCATACCTGGATCCAGCTTTGCCATTGAGATTGCCAGGAATTATGGCATGTCTGAAAAGATTATCTCTAGATCAAGAGAGCTAATCGATGATAGGGAGATAACAACCGAAGCTCTAATAGAATCAATACAGAAACATAAAGAGATGATGGATGAGGAACAGAAGAGGATAGAAGGGTTAAAGGAGCAATTACTTAGAGAAAAGAACAGATATATTGATTTTCAATCGAAGGTTAAAAATAGAATTGAAGAAATTAGAAGTGAGAGAGGAATTGAATTCCTTGAAGAATTAAGAAAGCACAGGGATGAGATTGCCAATAGGATAACCGATCTACAGAAGAGCGATATTAGGGCATTGGGAAAGCTTCAACAGGATATAATAAAAATTGATGATGATATATCAACCAAGCTTAAGAGGGATAGCAAAAAAAGATTTTCTAATAGTTATATCCCCTTTGATCCCAAAATCGTTGAAATAGGGGATTCGGTTTTTATTGTTCCCTTGGAGAGGGAGGGAAGGATAGAATCTATCGATATTTCAGAGATGAGTATCCAATTATTACTCGGGAATTCAATCAAGACAAGATACAAGTTTGATGATCTTTTGATTCCCAAAACAAGACAAGGGGATAAGGAAAGATTAAAGGCGGCTAAAAAAATTGAAAAAGAAGGCATAATAAAAATAAAGAGCAGAATCCCTCAGACAGTTCAAACAAGTTATAATACAATTGATCTCAGGGGATTGAAGGTGAATGACGCACTCTTTCGAATTGAACAAGATTTTGACAGAATGATTAGAAATGGAATCAGCGCTGCTATTGTGATTCATGGCCACGGCACAGGCGCCTTGAAGAAGGCTGTTCGAAGTAGTCTGAAATTCTCCCCATATGTTAGGGATTTCCGTCCTGGCGAATATGGCGAGGGTGGCGATGGTGTATCCATCGTGTTATTGAGGGATTAA
- a CDS encoding Smr/MutS family protein, whose translation MEDEVIRIELDDELDLHPFHPQDVKGILLEFIQMALAKDIKRIRIAHGKGKSAIKGVVIRILQSNDNVISFHDEPGNWGATIAFLR comes from the coding sequence ATGGAAGATGAGGTTATTAGAATAGAGCTTGATGATGAGCTTGATCTTCATCCCTTCCATCCCCAAGATGTTAAGGGGATACTCCTAGAGTTTATACAAATGGCTTTAGCAAAGGATATTAAAAGAATCAGAATAGCACATGGGAAGGGAAAATCTGCAATTAAGGGCGTTGTCATAAGAATTCTTCAGTCAAATGATAATGTGATTTCATTTCATGATGAACCAGGGAACTGGGGAGCGACTATTGCCTTTTTGAGGTAG
- the glgP gene encoding alpha-glucan family phosphorylase, with protein sequence MNKKKRFLFEVSWEVCNKVGGIYTVIISKLEEVKNNLGENYILIGPLFENNPEFYEDNSDDSKKIQDILIRSGVFSKVGRWNVYENPRVILVKYNDTIDQEKTLYQLWEQYGVDSMTGKWDYIEPVLFSTVAAKAIEAIHFLFEDFDIIAHFHEWMTGAGLLYLKRNIPEIATVFTTHATMLGRCMAGNGVDIYSILQNIDSKKEANKFNVVAKHSMESASAMEADCFTTVSEITAMEARHILHVVPDIVLTNGFNVNKVPDYYSNEEYYKTNREKILRFASRFLSKHFIDKDTVIMSTSGRYEFHNKGIDVIIEALGELYKSQDELRKEIIMFFFAIGGYVDMSQEKSVDVIAAKDQITKYSMISTHPLWDSYNDPIVNECHNNNLQNKPKDRISIIYVPVYLNGRDGVLNMEYYDVLSGCDLTIYPSYYEPWGYTPLESVAYSIPTVSSDVAGFGKWVMSNKLKGSGVKIIKRFGLNYNDSVNELKDYIESFISEDEVTINSIRRSAREIALMAEWQIFFKNYLKAYDVAIENRDERISGKDKKWLARAIELFFIKSHSTRPRFRQFSIKSTIPDELDKLRELAYNLWWSWNTDAQELFSMLNPELFERLKNNPVALCEITDPERLKDVISDKPFMSLYEKVIREFNKYLSHPNSFFNNTKYISYDRPVAYFSMEFGFHESLPLYSGGLGILSGDHIKSASDMNLPLIGVGLLYKKGYFKQEITRTGDQIAEYENNDFFRMPLNEINKNSGEKLLMSVDLPGRILYARVWEAKIGRVSIYFMDTDIPMNSVSDREITSSLYGGGVKRRIEQEILLGVGGVILLENELKIYPSVYHINEGHSAFLIIARLINLLKNNNINIETAKEIIKSSTVFTTHTPVAAGNESFDIPIFETYLKKYIQNNGINFKDICDMGVRHNSETDQYEMTVLALRNSYRRNGVSRLHGHISRKMWSDIWSGYHLDEVPIIHITNGVHVPTWLSKEMKELILKYTSLNLNEDLLKKEKWEVISKIPDDVLWETHLTLKKRLFQLIKKKVTDNWERVGESPHLLNKFLSNLDPSPLTIGFGRRFATYKRALLFLQNFDRIKRLILDEDHPIQFIFAGKAHPEDKEGQGLIREIVNISKKEEFLGKIIFIENYDMKIARSMISGVDVWLNNPRRPFEASGTSGQKAAINGVLNASILDGWWDELYDGSNGWIIGDRKEYNNVDTQDIIDSDSLYDIIENKIIMDYYTVNNKSLPENWVRMMKNSITSIMTECNTHRMVRDYVEKMYIPAAKRYFEFIDNDFAVPREITIWKKSIKARFSTIQIEDVIIDGIYSDNLTINDEITVHLEINRGKVTKEEIKAEMLVFQDKMIRHSNYSDYGRVNSDDIKYITMECFEEKNNHIKYIGKYRGDKSGKYNFGIRILPYNKDIEDIIDLNLVYWG encoded by the coding sequence ATGAATAAGAAAAAACGATTCCTGTTTGAGGTTTCATGGGAAGTATGTAATAAGGTTGGCGGTATATATACTGTTATAATAAGTAAGTTGGAAGAGGTAAAGAATAATCTTGGGGAGAACTATATATTGATAGGACCATTGTTTGAAAATAATCCCGAATTTTATGAGGATAACAGTGATGATTCCAAGAAGATTCAGGATATACTTATACGATCAGGTGTTTTCTCAAAGGTAGGAAGGTGGAATGTATATGAAAATCCCCGAGTTATACTTGTAAAATATAATGATACAATTGATCAGGAAAAAACTCTATATCAACTTTGGGAACAATATGGCGTTGATTCAATGACAGGCAAATGGGATTACATTGAACCTGTTCTCTTCTCAACAGTGGCGGCAAAAGCGATTGAGGCTATTCATTTTCTATTCGAAGATTTTGATATAATCGCACATTTTCATGAATGGATGACAGGGGCAGGTTTGCTTTACTTGAAAAGGAATATCCCAGAGATCGCAACTGTCTTTACCACCCATGCCACAATGCTTGGGAGATGCATGGCTGGAAATGGTGTTGATATATATAGTATCTTGCAAAACATAGATTCCAAGAAGGAAGCTAATAAGTTCAATGTGGTGGCTAAACACTCAATGGAGTCAGCTTCAGCAATGGAAGCAGATTGTTTTACAACTGTAAGTGAAATAACCGCAATGGAGGCAAGACACATTTTACATGTTGTGCCGGATATTGTGCTGACTAATGGCTTCAATGTGAACAAGGTTCCGGATTATTATTCTAATGAAGAATACTATAAAACCAATAGAGAGAAGATATTAAGGTTTGCGTCACGATTTTTATCAAAGCATTTTATAGATAAAGACACAGTCATTATGTCAACATCAGGACGTTATGAGTTCCATAATAAAGGAATCGATGTAATCATAGAGGCGCTTGGAGAATTATATAAATCGCAGGATGAATTAAGAAAGGAAATCATAATGTTCTTTTTTGCGATTGGCGGATATGTGGACATGTCACAGGAAAAGAGCGTTGATGTTATAGCTGCTAAAGATCAAATTACAAAATATTCAATGATATCGACTCATCCCTTGTGGGATTCTTATAATGATCCAATTGTAAATGAATGTCATAATAATAATCTACAGAACAAACCAAAGGATAGGATAAGTATCATCTACGTGCCAGTATATCTCAATGGTAGGGATGGTGTACTAAATATGGAATACTATGATGTTTTATCTGGATGTGATTTGACAATATATCCCTCGTATTATGAGCCATGGGGATATACTCCATTGGAGAGCGTTGCTTACTCAATACCAACTGTTAGTTCAGATGTCGCTGGATTTGGGAAATGGGTAATGTCAAATAAATTAAAGGGCAGCGGTGTTAAAATAATAAAAAGATTTGGCCTAAATTATAATGATTCTGTAAATGAGCTAAAGGACTATATTGAATCATTTATTAGTGAAGATGAAGTAACAATAAATTCAATTAGGAGGTCTGCAAGAGAAATAGCCCTAATGGCAGAATGGCAGATTTTTTTTAAAAATTACCTGAAGGCATATGATGTTGCTATTGAAAATAGGGACGAGAGGATTTCAGGTAAGGATAAAAAATGGCTCGCTAGGGCAATAGAGCTTTTCTTTATAAAATCTCATTCTACCCGACCAAGATTTAGACAATTTTCTATAAAATCCACTATCCCAGATGAACTAGATAAACTAAGGGAACTCGCCTATAATCTATGGTGGTCATGGAATACCGATGCACAGGAGCTGTTCTCTATGCTCAATCCAGAACTATTTGAAAGACTGAAAAACAATCCTGTTGCGCTTTGTGAGATAACTGATCCTGAAAGACTGAAGGATGTCATTTCAGATAAGCCATTTATGTCGTTGTATGAGAAGGTGATTCGTGAATTCAATAAATATCTTTCACATCCTAATTCCTTTTTTAATAATACTAAATACATCTCATATGATAGACCGGTTGCATATTTTTCAATGGAGTTTGGATTTCATGAATCTCTACCCTTATATTCCGGAGGTCTGGGCATATTGTCTGGAGATCATATAAAATCCGCTTCTGATATGAACCTGCCGTTAATTGGAGTAGGATTATTGTATAAGAAGGGTTATTTCAAACAGGAGATTACAAGGACCGGAGATCAGATAGCTGAATATGAAAATAATGATTTTTTTAGAATGCCCTTGAATGAGATTAACAAAAATAGTGGTGAAAAGCTTTTGATGTCTGTTGATTTGCCAGGAAGAATCCTATACGCCAGAGTGTGGGAGGCAAAAATCGGAAGGGTTTCTATATATTTTATGGATACAGATATTCCGATGAATTCTGTTTCTGATAGGGAAATAACCAGCAGCCTTTATGGCGGAGGAGTAAAGAGGAGAATTGAGCAGGAAATTCTGTTGGGTGTAGGGGGAGTAATATTACTTGAGAATGAGTTAAAGATATATCCTTCCGTTTACCATATAAATGAGGGCCATTCAGCATTCCTGATAATTGCGAGACTTATCAACCTATTAAAAAATAATAATATTAATATTGAAACTGCTAAAGAGATCATTAAATCCAGCACGGTATTTACTACTCACACGCCTGTAGCCGCTGGGAATGAGTCATTTGACATACCAATATTTGAAACCTATTTGAAAAAATATATACAGAATAATGGCATCAACTTTAAGGATATCTGTGATATGGGCGTCAGGCATAATTCGGAGACAGATCAATACGAGATGACTGTTCTCGCCTTAAGAAATTCATACAGGAGGAATGGCGTTAGCCGTCTCCATGGCCACATATCCAGAAAGATGTGGTCAGATATATGGAGTGGTTATCATCTGGATGAAGTGCCTATCATTCACATCACAAATGGAGTGCATGTGCCAACATGGCTCAGTAAAGAGATGAAAGAACTCATTTTGAAATATACCTCTCTAAATCTAAATGAAGACCTTTTAAAAAAAGAGAAATGGGAAGTAATTTCTAAAATACCTGATGATGTCTTATGGGAAACCCATTTGACTCTAAAGAAAAGGTTGTTTCAACTGATTAAGAAAAAAGTAACAGATAATTGGGAAAGGGTTGGTGAGAGCCCCCATCTTCTTAATAAGTTTCTCTCAAATCTTGATCCATCCCCTTTGACTATAGGATTTGGAAGGCGCTTTGCAACCTATAAGAGGGCTCTATTATTTCTACAAAATTTTGATAGAATTAAAAGGCTAATACTTGATGAAGATCATCCTATACAATTTATATTTGCTGGAAAGGCGCATCCGGAAGATAAGGAAGGGCAGGGATTGATAAGAGAAATTGTAAATATTTCAAAGAAGGAGGAATTCTTAGGAAAAATTATTTTTATTGAGAATTATGATATGAAGATTGCCCGCAGTATGATTTCCGGCGTTGATGTTTGGTTAAATAATCCAAGAAGACCTTTTGAGGCGAGCGGCACTAGTGGTCAGAAAGCTGCAATAAATGGTGTGCTTAATGCGAGCATACTGGATGGATGGTGGGACGAGTTATATGATGGCTCCAATGGATGGATAATTGGAGATAGAAAGGAGTATAATAATGTTGACACACAGGATATTATTGATAGTGATTCCTTGTATGATATTATAGAGAATAAAATTATTATGGACTACTATACAGTCAATAACAAAAGTTTACCTGAGAATTGGGTAAGGATGATGAAAAACTCAATTACCTCAATAATGACTGAGTGTAATACCCATAGAATGGTTAGAGATTATGTTGAAAAAATGTATATTCCAGCAGCTAAGAGGTATTTTGAATTCATTGATAATGACTTTGCAGTACCAAGAGAAATAACTATATGGAAAAAATCTATAAAGGCCAGGTTCTCAACAATTCAAATTGAAGATGTTATTATTGATGGCATCTATAGCGATAATCTTACAATAAATGATGAGATCACGGTGCATCTGGAAATAAATAGGGGCAAGGTAACAAAAGAGGAGATAAAGGCCGAGATGCTTGTGTTTCAGGATAAAATGATAAGACATTCTAATTACTCTGACTATGGAAGGGTTAATAGTGATGACATTAAATACATTACTATGGAATGTTTTGAAGAGAAGAATAATCATATTAAATATATTGGCAAATACCGAGGAGATAAATCTGGTAAATATAATTTTGGAATAAGGATCCTTCCCTATAATAAAGATATAGAGGATATTATTGATCTCAATCTCGTATATTGGGGTTAA
- a CDS encoding glycoside hydrolase family 57 protein, with product MVSVCFYFQVHQPFRLKKNYSFFDIGVNHFYEDDDANREICNKVSRKCYIPANKMMLRLIDKFKGKFKISYSVSGIALEQFEKYNPEVIELFQKLASTGCVEFISETYYHSLSFLYSKKEFKSEIIKHRKRIRELFKQTPTTFRNTELIYNNELAKFIEEMGFNTILADGADQIMGWRSPNFVYQPKGCCYLNLLIKNYKLSDDIAFRFSNRSWSEYPLTADRFAHWLHQANGNGQIINLFMDYETFGEHQWEDTGIFQFFQSLPKEVLKHPDFQFINPFEAQEYYSPVSELDVPYYISWADMERDLSAWIGNPLQNSAIEMAFKLEEEVLSTNNADLLDVWRKLLTSDHFYYMCTKWFSDGDVHKYFNPFNSPYDAYIVYMNILNDLKTSIKNSRLYNNQKEIGLRNENFSIRKVRARPAL from the coding sequence ATGGTTTCAGTATGTTTTTATTTCCAGGTACATCAACCATTCCGACTCAAAAAAAATTATTCATTCTTTGATATTGGAGTAAATCATTTTTATGAGGATGATGATGCAAATAGAGAGATATGCAATAAGGTTAGCAGAAAATGCTATATTCCTGCTAATAAAATGATGCTTAGGCTGATTGATAAATTTAAGGGTAAGTTTAAGATATCATATTCAGTTAGTGGAATAGCGTTAGAACAATTTGAGAAGTATAATCCTGAAGTAATAGAATTATTTCAAAAGCTTGCTTCGACAGGATGTGTTGAATTTATTAGTGAGACCTACTATCATTCACTATCCTTCCTTTATTCGAAAAAGGAATTTAAGAGTGAGATAATAAAACATAGAAAGAGAATAAGGGAATTATTTAAGCAGACACCTACAACCTTTAGGAATACTGAGCTTATATATAATAATGAACTTGCAAAATTTATTGAAGAGATGGGTTTTAATACTATTCTCGCTGATGGCGCAGATCAGATAATGGGATGGAGGTCTCCAAATTTTGTTTATCAGCCTAAAGGATGCTGCTATTTAAATCTGCTAATAAAGAATTATAAACTCTCTGATGATATTGCATTTAGATTCTCAAACCGCAGTTGGTCTGAATATCCTTTGACTGCTGATAGATTTGCTCATTGGCTTCATCAGGCAAACGGCAATGGGCAGATAATAAATCTATTCATGGATTATGAAACCTTTGGAGAACACCAATGGGAAGATACTGGAATATTTCAGTTTTTTCAATCGCTTCCAAAAGAAGTGCTTAAACATCCGGATTTCCAATTCATAAATCCATTTGAAGCACAAGAATACTATTCACCAGTATCTGAATTGGATGTGCCCTATTATATTTCATGGGCTGACATGGAGAGAGACCTTTCAGCATGGATTGGCAATCCCCTGCAAAACTCCGCCATAGAGATGGCTTTTAAGCTTGAAGAGGAGGTATTATCGACAAATAATGCTGATCTGCTTGATGTATGGAGAAAGTTATTGACCTCGGATCATTTTTATTATATGTGCACAAAGTGGTTTTCTGATGGTGATGTTCATAAATATTTTAATCCATTCAACTCACCCTATGATGCATATATTGTTTATATGAATATACTTAATGATCTTAAGACAAGCATAAAAAATAGCAGGTTATATAATAACCAGAAAGAAATAGGTTTAAGAAATGAGAACTTCTCAATAAGAAAGGTTAGAGCAAGACCAGCACTTTAA